From the genome of Candidatus Ruthia magnifica str. Cm (Calyptogena magnifica):
AAACCCATAAAACCCAAAAGTATTTTGTAATATTTGATGCTTACTTTTAAGCATGGATTTCTTTATCTAGGTATTTAAAACAATATCATATAATCTTCAAATAATACCATTTATAAAAAATACAAAAAACGAAAGTTTTTAATATATAGTTCGTACTATGCAAATTGGATATTATTTATTAACTGAAATTAAAAGAATTCAAAACAACAAAAGAATAAATTGATAAAAAACTTTATTAAAGGAATAACACTATCATTAGATCAACAACAATGCAAAAGATTTTTTTAACACCTTAAGAGAAGTAATAGACATTAGTTACATAAATAACTAGATGTTTTTACAAACTATCTTCTAAAAAGCTATTTTTCTTAGTTACATTATCTAATTCCTGCAAGATTTTAAGTAGTTCATCCATTTTATTAATCGGTATAGAATTAGGACCATCACTCTTGGCATTCGTAGGATTTGGGTGGGTTTCCATAAAAATACCACTAATACCAACAGCAACAGCTGCTCTTGCTAAAACTGGCACCATTTCTCGCTGACCACCTGAAGTTGTGCCTTGTCCACCAGGCTGTTGTACTGAATGTGTAGCATCAAACACCACAGGACAATTTGTATTGCGCATACTTACCAAACCACGCATATCAGAAATCAAAGTATTATAGCCAAACGAAGTGCCACGATCACACACAGTAATTTGTTGATTACCTGTAGCATGGGCTTTTTCAACCACATTATTCATATCCCAAGGGGCTTGAAATTGACCTTTTTTTATATTAACAGGTAACCCTTGTTTACAAACATTTTGAATAAAATTAGTTTGGCGTACCAAAAAAGCAGGCGTTTGCATCATATCAACCACACTTGCTACTTCATCAAGTGGTGTGTCTTCATGAACATCGGTTAAAACAGGAACACCAACCTCATCTTTAACTTTTTGCAAAATTCTTAGACCTTGCTCTAGCCCCAAACCTCTAAAACTATTGACACTAGTTCGATTTGCCTTATCATAGGATGACTTATAAATAAAGTTGACACCCAAATTATTGGTGACTTTTGCCAAATAAGTCGCTGTTTCCATTACTAAGGCTTCAGATTCAATAACACAGAGTCCTGCTATTAAAAAAAATGGCTGATCAATACTTACTTCAAAATCTAGTAATTTCATGGCTTAAGTCTTGCTTAAAAATTTAAAGTTTAATTATAAGTTACACAATTCATTTAAAATACTTAATCATGATAAATACCTCTGATATTTTAAAAAAAATTATTGCCAAAAAGCGGCAAGAAATTATACAATGCATAAAAACTATGCCTTTGACAGAGGTTATTGAGCAATCAAAAAACGTACCAAAAACACGTGGTTTTTACCAAGCACTCAAAACTAAAGTAGATGTCAAACAAAATGCTGTCATTGCTGAGATTAAAAAATCCTCCCCTTCAAGAGGAGTTTTACGTAAAGATTTTAATCCAGTTGAAATCGCCAAAAGTTATGAATTAGGGGGCGCCACTTGCTTATCTATTCTTACTGATAAAAAATTTTTTCAAGGTGATAATCAGTATTTAATTAATACAAGAATAGCCGTGTCACTACCAATTTTACGCAAAGAATTTATTATTGATACTTACCAAGTTTATGAAACACGTGTAATGGGTTCAGATTGTATTTTACTCATCGCTGCTTGTTTAACTGACGCACAAATGAATG
Proteins encoded in this window:
- the kdsA gene encoding 3-deoxy-8-phosphooctulonate synthase; the protein is MKLLDFEVSIDQPFFLIAGLCVIESEALVMETATYLAKVTNNLGVNFIYKSSYDKANRTSVNSFRGLGLEQGLRILQKVKDEVGVPVLTDVHEDTPLDEVASVVDMMQTPAFLVRQTNFIQNVCKQGLPVNIKKGQFQAPWDMNNVVEKAHATGNQQITVCDRGTSFGYNTLISDMRGLVSMRNTNCPVVFDATHSVQQPGGQGTTSGGQREMVPVLARAAVAVGISGIFMETHPNPTNAKSDGPNSIPINKMDELLKILQELDNVTKKNSFLEDSL
- the trpC gene encoding indole-3-glycerol phosphate synthase TrpC; this translates as MINTSDILKKIIAKKRQEIIQCIKTMPLTEVIEQSKNVPKTRGFYQALKTKVDVKQNAVIAEIKKSSPSRGVLRKDFNPVEIAKSYELGGATCLSILTDKKFFQGDNQYLINTRIAVSLPILRKEFIIDTYQVYETRVMGSDCILLIAACLTDAQMNELSSLAISLSMDVLIEVHNLKELKRALKLNLPMIGINNRNLHTFEVSLQTTIDLLKEIKGDTLVITESGILNAENVALMKSNNIHSYLVGEAFMCQPNPGQTLREIFT